In one Pseudomonas purpurea genomic region, the following are encoded:
- a CDS encoding LysR family transcriptional regulator, whose protein sequence is MRKSLMRMTLRQLQVFNEVCDLRSYSRAAEEMSLTQPAVSLQIRQLEELIGQPLFDYVGKKLYMTEAAEALQRASRDIFGRLENLDMQLSDMQGSLQGQLKLAVESSAKYFVPHLFAAFKRQHPEVNLHLTVVNRGQVIRRLSDNRDDLVIMSMVPQDMGLEFLPFLNNPIVAVAPPDHPLSHMGPLRLQDLEPYTLLVREQGSGTRQACEEYFKEKRVHFNQTQEVSSAEAQRECVVAGLGVALLTRHALNLELATGGLKELPVEELPLYRSWCLVQAKAKRLSPVAHAFLGFIRSERVQISALVERFDGKLSVLPASN, encoded by the coding sequence ATGCGTAAGTCCTTGATGCGTATGACATTACGTCAACTTCAGGTCTTCAATGAAGTCTGTGATTTACGTTCCTACAGCCGTGCAGCCGAGGAAATGTCGCTCACACAACCAGCCGTAAGCCTACAGATTCGTCAGCTGGAAGAGCTGATTGGTCAGCCTTTGTTCGATTATGTCGGCAAAAAACTCTACATGACCGAAGCCGCTGAAGCGTTACAGCGCGCCAGCCGAGACATTTTCGGGCGCCTGGAAAACCTCGATATGCAGCTCTCGGACATGCAAGGCTCGTTGCAGGGCCAGTTGAAACTGGCTGTGGAATCCAGCGCCAAGTACTTCGTACCGCATCTGTTTGCTGCCTTCAAGCGGCAGCACCCGGAAGTGAACCTGCATTTGACCGTGGTCAATCGCGGGCAAGTCATTCGACGCCTGTCGGACAACCGCGACGACCTGGTGATCATGTCCATGGTGCCGCAGGACATGGGGCTGGAATTCCTGCCGTTCCTCAACAACCCGATTGTCGCCGTGGCGCCACCCGATCATCCGCTGAGCCACATGGGCCCGCTGCGCTTGCAGGATCTGGAGCCCTACACGCTGCTGGTACGCGAACAAGGCTCGGGAACCCGGCAGGCCTGCGAGGAATATTTCAAAGAGAAGCGCGTGCACTTCAACCAGACCCAGGAGGTTTCATCGGCAGAAGCCCAGCGTGAATGTGTGGTGGCGGGTCTGGGCGTGGCACTGTTGACGCGCCACGCCCTGAACCTGGAGTTGGCGACCGGCGGGCTCAAAGAGCTGCCGGTCGAAGAGCTGCCGCTGTATCGCAGCTGGTGCCTGGTGCAGGCCAAGGCCAAACGCCTGTCACCGGTTGCACACGCGTTCCTGGGATTTATCCGCAGTGAACGGGTGCAGATCAGCGCGCTGGTTGAGCGCTTCGACGGGAAGCTGTCGGTGCTGCCTGCCAGTAATTGA
- a CDS encoding PA3496 family putative envelope integrity protein, whose product MAQPYEERNSAVKTRRQQEDQRRMEFRRAIEDRCEQRQLLAEIGDFPGAAELNYWQAAPTASRRSAQPAR is encoded by the coding sequence ATGGCTCAGCCCTACGAAGAACGCAACAGCGCCGTCAAAACCCGTCGTCAGCAAGAAGACCAGCGCCGCATGGAATTTCGCCGCGCGATTGAAGATCGTTGCGAGCAGCGTCAACTGCTGGCAGAGATTGGCGATTTTCCCGGCGCAGCGGAGCTCAATTACTGGCAGGCAGCACCGACAGCTTCCCGTCGAAGCGCTCAACCAGCGCGCTGA
- the hexR gene encoding transcriptional regulator HexR, which yields MNLLQHIAQSRHLLRKSELKVADHVLLDPAAVMHSSMADLAHSVGISEPTIVRFCRAIGCSGFQDLKLKLAQSLAAGASFGQFAIHEDDSVADYSLKIFDTTLHTLMEVREKLDPVELQRAVSLMSQAQRVEFYGFGASGAVAADAQHKFFRLLLTAAAYSDPHMQAMSAVTLKPSDVAICISQSGRSKDLLITANLVRESGASLITLCPSQTPLAELSTVNLAIDVHEDTEIYTPLTSRIAHLVVIDVLAMGVAMARGPSLVNHLKSVKRSLRSLRLSPKSVKALDD from the coding sequence TTGAACCTGTTGCAACATATCGCCCAGTCTCGCCACCTGTTACGCAAATCGGAGCTCAAGGTTGCCGATCACGTGCTGCTTGACCCTGCGGCGGTGATGCACAGTTCCATGGCCGATCTTGCCCACAGCGTAGGCATCAGCGAACCGACCATCGTGCGCTTCTGCCGCGCCATCGGTTGTTCGGGGTTCCAGGACTTGAAGCTGAAGCTGGCACAAAGCCTGGCGGCAGGCGCGAGCTTCGGACAGTTCGCGATTCATGAAGATGATTCGGTCGCCGACTACAGCCTGAAAATTTTCGACACCACCCTGCACACCCTCATGGAGGTTCGCGAGAAGCTCGATCCGGTGGAGTTGCAGCGGGCGGTGTCGCTCATGTCTCAGGCCCAGCGCGTAGAGTTCTATGGCTTTGGCGCGTCGGGTGCGGTGGCGGCGGATGCGCAGCACAAGTTTTTCCGGTTGCTGCTGACCGCGGCGGCCTATTCCGATCCGCACATGCAGGCGATGTCGGCGGTTACGCTCAAACCCTCGGACGTGGCCATCTGCATTTCCCAGTCCGGCCGTTCCAAGGACCTGTTGATCACTGCCAACCTGGTGCGTGAAAGCGGTGCCTCGCTGATTACCTTGTGCCCGAGCCAGACGCCGTTGGCCGAGTTGTCGACCGTCAACCTGGCTATCGATGTGCACGAAGACACCGAAATCTATACGCCGCTGACCTCGCGCATCGCCCACCTGGTGGTGATCGACGTGTTGGCCATGGGCGTGGCCATGGCGCGCGGTCCGAGCCTGGTCAACCACCTCAAGAGCGTCAAGCGCAGCCTTCGCAGCCTGCGGCTGTCGCCCAAGTCGGTCAAAGCCCTCGACGATTGA
- a CDS encoding EAL domain-containing protein, which yields MTFSPGLSGPSVEPRVIRKQYAMEMAVERTRLLYQGSLLPTLFMLINGLVCAGLLWSPQRYFVVSIWLIWLLVLVALRVIQVAAFDAAMPSRQAQPIWRLMFLFGSGLTGLTLAGAGIALVPADNFLQQAWVFGLIGAAVLSASVAYAVSLPAFLSFTLPCLLPAIGYLFWGGDEQQQRWGWLGLIVLGSLSVVAWQVNRLIQRELLRRFQNQALIEHLQLARMRSDQLNQELGREVEQRRRAEEELRQAQVGLEGRVAQRSLELDAANQALSKSEARLGLALKASELGLWDWNLQTDEVHHTQLKELFGLAPEYVTAMLRDLKPRLHPQDLMPLKRALVEHLKGRSEDYQIEYRVRHGDGHWVWIEDRGRAVERGADGRVIRMVGTRRDISASKELEEQLQLAATVFEAASEGIVIFDPHYALIAVNQAFSRVTGYGMEDLLGRNVVELPCSRDARRHYSVIHQALEQHGSWQGELVEARKNGELYPQWLQLSVVRDVRGNVSHIVGFFADLSARRESEERMRYLTHYDELTGLANRSLFHERLREAHLRVRQGGRSLALLHINLDRFKLLNDSLGHEVADQLLQKMARRLVNALPEADTIARLSGDEFAVLFDAYGNLSSLARVATRLSAKLRLPLTIEGHELVVSASMGISMLPDNAREISALVSQSNMAMQHAKHLGGNNFQFYTDSLQASTLERLQLENQLRKAIEEKQLKVFYQPKLCLATGRLNAAEALVRWDHPIMGRVPPGDFIGLAEETGLIGPIGEFVLRQACWQACEWQRQGLAPIRVSVNLSVHQLRQGKLVSLVRQVLEETGLAPHYLELELTESQLLDSVEHIIATFQQLRDLGVKLAIDDFGTGYSSLSYLKRIPVDYVKIDQAFIRGLGEGGEDAAITRAIIAMAHGLSLKVVAEGVERPEQLEFLKDELCDEVQGYLISRPVEADGLAELLRRDAGSV from the coding sequence ATGACCTTCAGCCCCGGCCTGTCGGGCCCCTCTGTGGAACCGCGGGTTATCCGTAAACAGTACGCCATGGAGATGGCGGTCGAGCGCACGCGCCTGCTGTATCAGGGTTCGCTGCTGCCGACGCTGTTCATGTTGATCAATGGCCTGGTCTGCGCCGGGTTGCTCTGGAGTCCGCAGCGCTATTTCGTGGTCAGCATCTGGCTGATCTGGTTGCTCGTGCTGGTGGCGTTGCGGGTCATTCAGGTCGCGGCGTTCGATGCGGCGATGCCCAGTCGGCAGGCGCAGCCGATCTGGCGGCTCATGTTTCTGTTCGGTTCGGGCCTGACCGGCCTGACCCTCGCCGGTGCCGGCATCGCCCTGGTGCCGGCCGACAACTTCCTGCAACAAGCCTGGGTGTTCGGCCTGATTGGCGCTGCGGTGCTGTCGGCCAGCGTCGCTTATGCGGTCAGCTTGCCGGCGTTCCTGTCGTTTACCTTGCCGTGCCTGTTGCCTGCAATCGGCTACCTGTTCTGGGGCGGCGATGAACAGCAGCAGCGCTGGGGCTGGCTCGGGTTGATTGTGCTGGGCTCGTTGAGTGTGGTCGCCTGGCAAGTCAACCGGCTGATCCAGCGCGAGCTGCTGCGGCGCTTTCAGAATCAGGCGTTGATCGAACATTTGCAGCTGGCCCGGATGCGCAGCGACCAGCTCAATCAGGAGCTGGGCCGTGAAGTTGAGCAGCGGCGCCGTGCCGAAGAAGAGTTGCGCCAGGCTCAGGTCGGACTGGAAGGTCGCGTGGCCCAGCGCAGTCTGGAGCTGGACGCCGCCAACCAGGCGTTGAGCAAGAGTGAGGCGCGGCTGGGGCTGGCGTTGAAGGCCAGTGAGCTGGGCCTTTGGGACTGGAACCTGCAAACCGACGAGGTGCATCACACCCAGCTCAAGGAACTGTTCGGCCTCGCGCCGGAGTATGTCACCGCGATGTTGCGTGACCTCAAGCCGCGGCTGCACCCGCAAGACCTGATGCCGCTCAAGCGAGCGCTGGTCGAGCATTTGAAGGGGCGCAGCGAGGATTACCAGATCGAGTACCGCGTGCGCCACGGCGATGGTCATTGGGTCTGGATCGAGGACCGTGGGCGCGCGGTGGAACGTGGTGCCGATGGGCGGGTGATCCGCATGGTCGGCACCCGGCGTGACATTTCTGCCAGCAAAGAGCTGGAAGAACAGCTACAACTGGCGGCCACGGTATTCGAAGCCGCCAGCGAAGGCATCGTGATTTTCGACCCCCATTACGCGCTGATCGCAGTCAATCAGGCCTTCAGCCGCGTCACCGGATACGGGATGGAAGACCTGCTGGGGCGCAATGTCGTGGAGTTGCCGTGTAGTCGTGATGCGCGGCGGCACTACTCGGTGATCCATCAGGCGCTGGAGCAACACGGCAGCTGGCAGGGCGAACTGGTGGAGGCCCGCAAGAACGGCGAACTCTACCCGCAATGGCTACAGCTCAGTGTGGTGCGTGATGTTCGGGGAAATGTCAGTCATATCGTTGGCTTCTTCGCAGATCTGTCGGCTCGGCGCGAATCCGAAGAGCGCATGCGCTACCTGACTCACTACGACGAACTCACCGGGCTGGCCAACCGTTCACTGTTTCACGAGCGCTTGCGTGAAGCTCACCTCAGGGTGCGGCAGGGTGGACGCAGCCTGGCGCTGCTGCACATCAATCTGGACCGTTTCAAGCTGCTCAACGACAGTCTCGGGCATGAAGTGGCCGATCAGCTGTTGCAGAAAATGGCCCGGCGCTTGGTCAACGCGTTGCCGGAAGCCGACACCATTGCGCGCTTGTCGGGCGATGAGTTTGCGGTGCTGTTCGACGCTTACGGCAACCTGTCGAGCCTGGCGCGGGTCGCCACCCGGTTGTCGGCCAAGCTGCGTTTGCCGCTCACGATCGAAGGCCATGAATTGGTGGTCAGCGCGTCGATGGGCATCAGCATGTTGCCGGACAACGCCCGGGAAATTTCCGCGTTGGTCAGCCAGTCGAACATGGCCATGCAGCACGCCAAGCACCTGGGCGGGAACAACTTCCAGTTCTACACCGACAGCCTGCAAGCCAGCACCCTGGAACGTTTGCAACTGGAGAATCAACTGCGCAAGGCCATCGAAGAGAAGCAGTTGAAGGTGTTTTACCAACCCAAGCTCTGCCTCGCGACGGGTCGGTTGAATGCCGCCGAAGCGCTGGTGCGCTGGGACCATCCGATAATGGGCCGGGTGCCGCCAGGCGACTTTATTGGCCTGGCCGAAGAAACCGGGTTGATCGGGCCGATTGGCGAGTTCGTGCTGCGCCAGGCGTGCTGGCAGGCCTGCGAGTGGCAGCGCCAGGGTTTGGCGCCGATTCGGGTCTCGGTCAATCTGTCGGTGCATCAGTTGCGTCAGGGAAAACTGGTCAGTCTGGTGCGCCAGGTACTTGAGGAAACCGGCCTGGCGCCGCACTACCTGGAGCTGGAGCTGACTGAAAGCCAATTGCTGGACAGCGTCGAACACATCATCGCGACGTTCCAGCAACTGCGCGATCTGGGGGTGAAACTGGCAATCGACGACTTTGGCACCGGTTATTCGTCGCTGAGCTATCTCAAGCGCATCCCCGTGGACTACGTGAAGATCGATCAGGCGTTTATACGTGGGCTGGGGGAGGGCGGCGAGGACGCGGCGATCACCCGGGCGATCATTGCCATGGCGCATGGTCTGTCGCTCAAAGTGGTGGCTGAAGGCGTGGAGAGGCCAGAGCAACTGGAGTTCCTCAAGGATGAATTGTGCGATGAGGTGCAGGGATACTTGATCAGTCGACCGGTCGAGGCTGACGGTCTGGCCGAGTTACTGCGCAGGGACGCGGGCTCTGTGTAG
- the uvrD gene encoding DNA helicase II, whose amino-acid sequence MRDDLSLLLNSLNDAQRQAVAASVGRQLVLAGAGSGKTRVLVHRIAWLIQVENASPHSILSVTFTNKAAAEMRHRIEQLMGINPAGMWVGTFHGLAHRLLRAHWQEAGLSQTFQILDSDDQQRLVKRVIRELGLDEQRWPARQAQWFINGQKDEGLRPQHIQASGDLFLATMRSIYEAYEAACLRAGVIDFSELLLRALDLWRDHPGLLAHYQKRFRHILVDEFQDTNAVQYAWLRLLAKGGDSLMVVGDDDQSIYGWRGAKIENIYQYSDDFPDAETIRLEQNYRSTAGILKAANALIANNTGRMGKELWTDGGEGEAINLYAAFNEHDEARYVVETIESALKTGLARSDIAILYRSNAQSRVLEEALLRERIPYRIYGGQRFFERAEIKNAMAYLRLLEGRGNDAALERVINVPARGIGEKTVEAIRDHARHSDVSMWEAMRQLVANKGLTGRAAGALGAFVELIENLAAKTAEMPLHLMTQTVIEQSGLIAYHEAEKGEKGQARVENLEELVSAARNFENAEEDEDLTPLAAFLGHASLESGDTQADEHEDSIQLMTLHSAKGLEFPYVFLVGMEEGLFPHKMSLEEPGRLEEERRLAYVGITRAMQNLVMTYAETRRLYGSETYNKVSRFVREVPKGLIQEVRLSNSVSRPFGGGQKQNSSSLFAGTEIPETAFSLGQQVQHAVFGEGVILNFEGAGAQARVQVNFSEGSKWLMLGYAKLEAI is encoded by the coding sequence ATGCGCGATGATCTCTCCCTTCTGCTGAACTCTCTCAACGATGCCCAACGCCAGGCCGTAGCTGCCTCCGTGGGTCGTCAGTTGGTCCTGGCCGGTGCTGGTTCCGGTAAAACCCGAGTGCTGGTGCACCGTATCGCCTGGTTGATCCAGGTCGAAAACGCCTCGCCCCACTCGATCCTGTCGGTGACTTTCACCAACAAGGCTGCTGCCGAGATGCGTCACCGCATCGAGCAACTGATGGGTATCAACCCGGCCGGCATGTGGGTCGGCACCTTCCACGGCCTGGCGCACCGCCTGCTGCGGGCACACTGGCAGGAAGCCGGCCTGAGCCAGACCTTCCAGATCCTCGACAGCGATGACCAGCAACGCTTGGTCAAGCGAGTGATCCGCGAACTGGGCCTGGACGAACAACGCTGGCCGGCGCGTCAGGCGCAGTGGTTCATCAACGGGCAGAAAGACGAAGGTCTGCGTCCGCAACACATTCAAGCCAGCGGCGACCTGTTCCTGGCCACCATGCGCAGCATTTATGAGGCCTATGAGGCCGCGTGCCTGCGTGCGGGCGTCATCGACTTCTCTGAACTGCTGCTGCGCGCCCTCGACCTGTGGCGCGACCATCCGGGCTTGCTGGCACACTATCAAAAGCGCTTCCGGCACATTCTGGTGGACGAGTTCCAGGACACCAACGCCGTGCAGTACGCCTGGTTGCGGTTGCTGGCCAAGGGCGGCGACAGCCTGATGGTGGTCGGCGACGACGACCAGTCGATCTATGGCTGGCGCGGCGCGAAAATCGAGAACATCTATCAGTACTCCGACGACTTCCCGGATGCTGAAACCATTCGCCTGGAGCAGAACTACCGCTCCACCGCCGGCATCCTCAAGGCCGCCAACGCCCTGATCGCCAACAACACCGGGCGCATGGGCAAAGAGCTGTGGACCGACGGCGGCGAAGGCGAAGCCATCAACCTCTACGCCGCGTTCAATGAACATGACGAAGCACGCTACGTGGTGGAAACCATCGAAAGCGCGCTGAAAACCGGCTTGGCTCGCAGCGATATCGCGATTTTGTACCGCTCCAACGCCCAATCGCGGGTTTTGGAAGAAGCCTTGCTGCGCGAACGCATTCCGTACCGTATCTATGGCGGCCAGCGCTTCTTCGAACGGGCCGAAATCAAGAACGCCATGGCCTACCTGCGGCTGCTCGAAGGTCGCGGCAACGATGCGGCACTGGAGCGGGTGATCAACGTGCCGGCCCGTGGCATCGGCGAGAAAACCGTCGAAGCGATCCGCGACCATGCCCGCCACAGCGATGTGTCGATGTGGGAAGCCATGCGTCAACTGGTGGCCAATAAAGGCCTGACCGGCCGCGCGGCCGGTGCTTTGGGTGCGTTCGTCGAGCTGATCGAAAACCTCGCGGCCAAAACCGCCGAGATGCCCCTGCACCTGATGACGCAAACGGTCATCGAGCAGTCGGGCCTGATTGCCTATCACGAAGCGGAAAAAGGCGAGAAAGGCCAGGCACGGGTAGAAAACCTTGAGGAACTGGTCAGCGCGGCGCGTAACTTCGAAAATGCCGAAGAAGACGAAGACCTGACACCGCTGGCCGCATTCCTGGGCCATGCGTCGCTGGAATCCGGCGACACCCAGGCTGACGAGCACGAAGACAGCATTCAGCTGATGACTCTGCACAGCGCCAAAGGCCTGGAATTCCCTTACGTGTTCCTGGTGGGCATGGAAGAAGGCCTGTTCCCGCACAAGATGAGCCTGGAAGAGCCCGGTCGTCTCGAAGAAGAGCGCCGTCTGGCCTATGTCGGCATCACCCGGGCCATGCAAAACCTGGTGATGACCTATGCTGAAACCCGACGCCTGTACGGCAGCGAGACCTACAACAAGGTTTCACGCTTCGTACGCGAAGTGCCGAAAGGCCTGATTCAGGAAGTGCGACTGTCCAACAGCGTCAGCCGTCCGTTCGGCGGCGGCCAGAAGCAGAATTCGAGCAGCCTGTTCGCCGGCACGGAAATCCCCGAAACCGCGTTCAGTCTCGGTCAGCAGGTGCAACATGCGGTCTTCGGCGAAGGGGTGATCCTCAACTTCGAAGGCGCGGGTGCCCAGGCTCGGGTGCAGGTGAACTTCAGCGAAGGCAGCAAGTGGCTGATGCTGGGTTACGCCAAGCTGGAAGCGATTTAA
- a CDS encoding EamA family transporter, whose product MGSGFFSSWTFWALLSAVFAALTAIFAKVGIENVNSDFATLLRTVVVLVSLALILYATGQYQSLGSITGKSYLFLLLSGLATGASWICYFRALKLGPASLVAPVDKLSVVLVAVLGVILLGEKLDLRQWGGIGLITAGVVMLALRR is encoded by the coding sequence ATGGGCTCAGGTTTCTTTTCTTCCTGGACATTCTGGGCCCTGCTGTCGGCCGTGTTCGCGGCCCTTACTGCGATCTTTGCCAAGGTCGGCATCGAAAACGTCAATTCCGACTTCGCCACGCTGCTGCGCACCGTCGTGGTGCTGGTCAGCCTGGCGCTGATCCTGTACGCCACGGGCCAATACCAGTCGCTGGGATCGATTACCGGCAAAAGCTATCTGTTCCTGCTGCTGTCGGGCCTGGCGACAGGGGCTTCGTGGATTTGCTACTTCCGCGCGCTGAAACTCGGACCAGCCTCGCTGGTCGCCCCGGTGGACAAACTCAGTGTGGTGCTGGTGGCGGTACTCGGCGTGATTCTGCTGGGTGAAAAGCTCGACCTGCGCCAATGGGGCGGCATCGGTTTGATCACCGCTGGCGTGGTGATGCTGGCCCTTCGCCGCTAA
- a CDS encoding SMI1/KNR4 family protein produces MEEIIEQLREANEPVPVPLELPDEDLLVEIEEQLFIDIPFVFREFLLTVSDVVYGSLEPVTVTDPQSHTYLPDVAANAWDAGVDRSMIPICQDGDDYYCVEEDGTVVLWSAEEELVTEETWESVWHWARDVWLES; encoded by the coding sequence GTGGAAGAAATCATCGAACAACTGCGTGAAGCCAACGAACCGGTGCCGGTTCCGCTGGAGCTGCCTGACGAAGACCTGCTGGTGGAAATCGAAGAACAACTGTTCATCGATATCCCGTTCGTTTTCAGAGAATTCCTGCTGACCGTCAGCGACGTTGTTTACGGCAGCCTGGAGCCGGTCACCGTGACCGACCCGCAATCGCACACCTACCTGCCAGACGTTGCCGCCAACGCCTGGGATGCCGGTGTTGATCGCAGCATGATCCCGATCTGCCAGGACGGCGACGACTACTACTGCGTCGAAGAAGACGGCACCGTGGTGCTGTGGTCCGCCGAAGAAGAGCTGGTGACCGAAGAAACCTGGGAATCGGTATGGCACTGGGCGCGGGACGTCTGGCTGGAAAGCTGA
- a CDS encoding cation:proton antiporter, translated as MHAISFIQDLAVIMLVAGVVTILFHRLKQPVVLGYIVAGFIIGPHTPPFGLIHDEQTIKTLAELGVIFLMFCLGLEFSLRKLFKVGATAFIAAFLEIVLMIWIGYEIGRWFDWSTMDSLFLGAILAISSTTIIVKALNDLKMKNQRFAQLIFGVLIVEDILGIGIIALLSSIAVSGSVSSGEVFSTVGKLSLFMIVALVVGILLVPRLLAYVAKFESNEMLLITVLGLCFGFCLLVVKLEYSMVLGAFLIGAIMAESRQLVKIERLIEPVRDMFSAIFFVAIGLMIDPLILLQYAWPIAVITVAVVLGKMLSCGLGAFIAGNDGRTSLRVGMGLSQIGEFSFIIAALGMTLQVTSDFLYPVAVAVSAMTTLLTPYLIRSADPLSMKLAAVMPQRLGRVLGMYGEWLRSIQPQGEGALLASMIRRILLQVGVNLALVVAIFFSGGFFAERMSAYLQGWISDPSWQKALIWGGALLLSLPFLIAAYRKLKALSMLLAEMGVKPEMAGRHTQRVRRVIAEVIPILSLLVIFLLLAALSASILPTNKLLVLIAVVAAAVAALLWRWFIRIHTRMQVALLETLDNHKDSSGH; from the coding sequence ATGCATGCCATCAGCTTTATTCAGGACCTGGCAGTGATCATGCTGGTCGCGGGTGTGGTGACCATCCTCTTTCATCGGCTCAAGCAACCGGTGGTCCTAGGCTACATTGTGGCCGGTTTCATCATCGGCCCGCACACACCGCCATTCGGGTTGATCCACGACGAGCAAACCATCAAGACCCTGGCCGAACTCGGGGTGATTTTCCTGATGTTCTGCCTGGGGCTGGAGTTCAGCCTGCGCAAGCTGTTCAAGGTCGGCGCCACGGCGTTTATCGCAGCCTTCCTGGAAATCGTGCTGATGATCTGGATCGGCTACGAAATCGGCCGCTGGTTCGACTGGAGCACCATGGACTCGCTGTTCCTCGGCGCGATCCTGGCGATTTCCTCGACCACCATCATCGTCAAGGCCCTCAATGACCTGAAGATGAAGAACCAGCGCTTTGCGCAGTTGATCTTCGGCGTACTGATCGTCGAAGACATCCTGGGCATCGGCATCATCGCCTTGCTGTCGAGCATCGCCGTCAGCGGAAGCGTGAGTTCCGGCGAGGTGTTTTCCACGGTCGGCAAGCTCTCGTTGTTCATGATCGTCGCACTGGTGGTCGGCATCCTGCTGGTCCCGCGTTTACTGGCATATGTGGCGAAATTCGAGAGCAACGAAATGCTGCTCATCACGGTCTTGGGCCTGTGTTTCGGTTTTTGCCTGCTGGTGGTCAAGCTTGAATACAGCATGGTGCTCGGTGCGTTCCTGATCGGCGCAATCATGGCTGAATCGCGGCAACTGGTGAAAATTGAGCGGTTGATCGAACCGGTTCGCGACATGTTCAGCGCCATTTTCTTTGTGGCCATCGGGCTGATGATCGATCCGCTAATCCTGCTGCAATACGCGTGGCCGATTGCGGTCATCACCGTGGCTGTGGTGCTTGGCAAGATGTTGTCCTGCGGCCTCGGTGCCTTTATCGCCGGCAACGACGGACGAACCTCGCTGCGGGTCGGGATGGGGCTGTCACAGATTGGCGAATTCTCTTTCATCATCGCCGCGCTGGGCATGACCTTGCAGGTCACCAGCGATTTTCTCTATCCCGTGGCGGTGGCCGTTTCGGCGATGACTACCTTGCTCACGCCTTACCTGATCCGCTCGGCGGACCCGTTGTCGATGAAACTGGCGGCGGTGATGCCCCAGCGTCTGGGCCGGGTGCTGGGGATGTACGGCGAGTGGCTGCGCAGCATTCAGCCGCAGGGCGAGGGCGCGCTGCTGGCGTCGATGATTCGGCGGATTCTGTTGCAGGTCGGGGTCAACCTGGCGCTGGTGGTGGCAATCTTCTTCTCGGGCGGGTTCTTCGCCGAGCGAATGTCCGCGTACTTGCAAGGCTGGATCAGTGATCCGAGCTGGCAGAAGGCGCTGATCTGGGGCGGGGCATTGCTGTTGTCACTGCCATTTTTGATTGCCGCTTACCGCAAGCTCAAGGCGCTCTCGATGTTGTTGGCGGAGATGGGGGTGAAGCCGGAGATGGCGGGGCGTCACACACAGCGAGTGCGTCGGGTGATCGCCGAAGTGATCCCGATTCTCTCGCTGCTGGTGATTTTCCTGCTGCTGGCAGCCTTGTCGGCCAGTATCTTGCCGACCAACAAGTTGCTGGTGCTGATCGCCGTGGTCGCCGCTGCGGTTGCAGCACTGCTCTGGCGCTGGTTCATCCGCATCCACACGCGGATGCAGGTCGCCCTGCTGGAAACCCTGGACAACCACAAGGATTCGTCCGGACATTGA
- a CDS encoding acyl-CoA thioesterase, which yields MEPGNAQLSMTVLMTPDMANFSGNVHGGTLLKYLDEVAYACASRYAGRYVVTLSVDQVIFREPIHVGELVTFLASVNYTGNTSMEVGIKVVTENIRERSVRHTNSCFFTMVAVDDQRKPAVVPQLQPQNSEDQRRFIQGKQRRQIRQELEKRYQEIKADA from the coding sequence ATGGAACCCGGAAACGCCCAGCTGTCGATGACGGTATTGATGACCCCCGACATGGCCAACTTCTCAGGCAATGTCCACGGCGGCACCCTGCTCAAGTACCTCGATGAAGTCGCCTACGCCTGCGCCAGCCGTTATGCCGGACGCTATGTGGTGACGTTGTCGGTGGACCAGGTGATTTTCCGCGAGCCGATTCATGTCGGCGAGCTGGTGACTTTTCTGGCGTCGGTGAACTACACCGGCAACACCTCGATGGAGGTCGGCATCAAAGTGGTGACCGAGAACATCCGCGAACGCTCCGTGCGCCACACCAACAGCTGCTTCTTCACCATGGTGGCGGTCGATGACCAGCGCAAACCCGCCGTGGTGCCGCAACTGCAACCGCAAAACAGCGAGGACCAGCGCCGCTTCATCCAGGGTAAACAGCGCCGGCAGATCCGTCAGGAGCTGGAAAAGCGTTATCAGGAGATCAAGGCTGATGCCTGA
- a CDS encoding DUF3301 domain-containing protein: protein MLTLGNIFVLMLLATGAAWLWHNHGLRERALERVKQHCAKLDIELLDGNVALKKIGFVRDASGRQRLARVYNFEFTVTGETRHAGTITQFGAHSAQIELAPYPFPFAEKPVVPSAEVIELSQWRQDHNKSRH from the coding sequence ATGCTGACCCTTGGAAATATCTTCGTGCTGATGCTGCTGGCGACCGGTGCTGCGTGGCTTTGGCACAACCATGGCTTGCGCGAGCGGGCACTGGAAAGGGTCAAGCAGCATTGCGCCAAACTCGATATCGAGTTGCTCGACGGTAATGTGGCCTTGAAGAAAATCGGCTTTGTGAGGGATGCCAGCGGGCGGCAACGCCTGGCCCGTGTATACAACTTCGAGTTTACCGTGACCGGCGAAACCCGCCACGCGGGCACCATCACCCAATTCGGTGCCCACAGTGCGCAGATCGAACTGGCGCCCTACCCGTTTCCGTTCGCGGAAAAACCAGTGGTACCCAGCGCTGAAGTGATCGAGTTGAGCCAGTGGCGTCAGGATCACAACAAGTCGCGCCACTGA